One genomic region from Maridesulfovibrio frigidus DSM 17176 encodes:
- a CDS encoding MFS transporter, with the protein MIDDTKKRAVILAVSVTQFTMPFMFSAVGVALPAIGREFGATGIDLSLVESIYIGGVAALLLPFGRYSDMHGRQPVFRLGVLLYAIFTLLLGFSQDINTVIFLRLGQGISGALAIATNMALLTDSVPPKERGRAMGLAVAAVYIGLSVGPYLGGLVTTHMGWRWLFFLGTIPLGISYIVAYRNLKEKFCSSDEKFDYSGSIMVIFSVAALVFGGTNLSAGWPGVALLLSGLVGFAIFIFMQGKAKFPLVELSLFKERKDFSDAAFVQFISYAGTFGIVFLFSLYLQSVKAMTPHEAGVVLVAQPIVQAVLSPLCGRLADRFYPRIIAMSGMIVCTAGSIMGACVGSETSLTYLYTMFVVLGVGFALFSAPNMIILMGSVPPSRFGFASAITGALRTIGMVASMVIIAIFLSVFMGDVIVSPGSAVQYMKVMHYSLMTLSGLCVIGVVISMRQVYRRFYGKTEVAK; encoded by the coding sequence ATGATAGATGATACTAAAAAAAGAGCTGTAATTCTGGCTGTATCTGTGACTCAGTTTACAATGCCGTTTATGTTTTCGGCTGTAGGTGTTGCTCTACCTGCAATAGGTCGAGAATTTGGTGCGACGGGCATTGATTTAAGCCTTGTTGAATCAATATATATTGGCGGAGTTGCAGCGCTTCTTCTTCCATTCGGGCGATACTCTGACATGCACGGCAGGCAGCCTGTGTTCAGGCTCGGTGTACTTTTATACGCTATATTTACGCTTCTGCTCGGTTTCTCACAGGATATTAATACTGTTATTTTCTTGCGCTTAGGGCAGGGGATTTCAGGCGCACTCGCAATCGCAACTAACATGGCGCTACTTACAGACTCTGTTCCCCCAAAGGAAAGAGGAAGAGCTATGGGGCTTGCTGTAGCCGCTGTATATATCGGCTTGTCCGTCGGCCCTTATTTGGGTGGTTTGGTGACAACTCATATGGGATGGCGCTGGCTTTTCTTCCTTGGGACGATCCCCCTTGGAATAAGTTATATTGTTGCTTACCGAAATTTGAAGGAAAAATTCTGCTCTTCGGATGAGAAGTTTGATTATTCCGGTAGTATTATGGTTATTTTCTCGGTAGCCGCACTGGTCTTTGGTGGAACGAACCTTAGCGCTGGCTGGCCCGGAGTGGCGCTGCTTCTATCTGGTCTTGTGGGTTTTGCCATATTCATATTTATGCAGGGAAAAGCAAAATTCCCGCTCGTAGAGTTGTCTCTTTTTAAAGAAAGAAAAGATTTCTCGGATGCTGCTTTTGTACAGTTCATCAGCTATGCAGGTACGTTTGGAATTGTTTTTTTGTTTAGTCTATACTTGCAGAGTGTGAAGGCAATGACACCACACGAAGCGGGCGTTGTACTTGTTGCCCAACCTATCGTTCAGGCCGTGTTATCCCCCCTTTGTGGCCGGCTTGCCGATCGCTTTTATCCGCGCATTATTGCCATGTCGGGTATGATTGTTTGTACCGCCGGATCGATAATGGGAGCCTGTGTTGGGTCTGAAACATCACTGACGTATTTATATACGATGTTTGTAGTGCTAGGAGTTGGTTTTGCACTATTTTCTGCACCTAATATGATTATTCTGATGGGCAGTGTGCCGCCTTCGCGGTTCGGATTTGCTTCGGCAATTACCGGCGCTTTGAGGACAATCGGAATGGTCGCTAGTATGGTAATTATTGCTATTTTCCTTTCCGTATTCATGGGAGATGTGATTGTTTCGCCAGGGTCTGCGGTTCAATATATGAAAGTGATGCATTACTCTTTGATGACTCTTTCAGGACTGTGCGTGATAGGCGTAGTAATTTCAATGCGTCAAGTTTACAGACGTTTTTATGGAAAAACAGAGGTTGCCAAGTGA